One region of Bacteroidales bacterium genomic DNA includes:
- the ftsA gene encoding cell division protein FtsA, translating to MEASDIIIVGLDIGTTKIAAIVGRRNEYGKIEILGSGKTESIGVKRGVVSNIENTVQSIKKAIEEAESKSNVKIDYVNVGIAGQHIKSLQHRGIIIRKNIDDEINQKDVDDLLESMRNLNMSPGEEIIDVIPQEYIIDGEAGIREPVGMLGNSLEANFHIIIGQTTAAKNIFKCVRKSNLDIVDLILEPIASAKAVLSEEEKEAGVALVDIGGGTTDVAIFHDGIIRHTAVIPFGGDVVTEDVKEGCSIIKKHAEELKVKFGSALASENKEEEVVAIPGLRGRPPKEITLKNLASIIQARIEEIIEHVYFEIKNSGYENKLIAGIVLTGGGALLKHFAQLTEFMTGMDTRIGYPNEHLAEGTPEELASPTYSTGIGLVIEGFERYDFENRDTSNNEQQQEQTKPLHKNDKSFFQKIQDFFDNENEDLK from the coding sequence ATGGAAGCCTCTGACATAATAATTGTAGGATTAGATATAGGAACAACAAAAATTGCTGCTATTGTAGGTCGTCGTAACGAATACGGTAAGATTGAAATTCTAGGATCCGGCAAAACCGAATCTATTGGTGTAAAACGTGGAGTTGTTTCAAATATAGAAAATACTGTTCAATCAATAAAAAAAGCCATTGAAGAAGCAGAATCAAAATCTAACGTAAAAATCGACTATGTAAATGTTGGAATAGCCGGACAGCATATCAAAAGTCTTCAGCATCGCGGTATAATTATTCGTAAGAATATTGATGACGAAATAAATCAGAAAGACGTTGATGATCTCTTAGAAAGTATGCGCAACTTAAATATGAGTCCGGGCGAAGAAATAATAGACGTTATTCCTCAGGAATATATTATCGATGGCGAAGCGGGAATACGTGAGCCGGTAGGAATGTTAGGAAATTCTTTGGAAGCTAATTTTCATATTATTATTGGACAAACTACTGCTGCCAAAAATATTTTTAAGTGTGTTCGTAAAAGCAATTTAGATATAGTAGATCTTATTCTTGAACCTATTGCTTCGGCAAAAGCTGTTTTAAGTGAGGAAGAAAAAGAAGCGGGTGTAGCTTTGGTTGATATTGGTGGAGGTACTACGGATGTTGCAATATTTCATGACGGTATTATTCGCCATACTGCTGTAATCCCTTTTGGTGGCGATGTAGTTACCGAAGATGTTAAAGAAGGTTGTTCTATTATTAAGAAGCATGCAGAAGAATTAAAAGTTAAATTTGGTTCTGCTTTAGCAAGCGAAAATAAAGAAGAAGAAGTAGTGGCAATACCGGGTTTACGTGGTCGTCCACCAAAGGAAATAACCCTAAAAAACTTAGCAAGCATTATTCAGGCTAGAATAGAAGAAATTATTGAACATGTTTATTTTGAAATAAAAAATTCCGGTTACGAAAATAAACTAATTGCAGGTATTGTTTTAACCGGAGGTGGAGCATTATTAAAACATTTTGCACAACTTACTGAGTTTATGACCGGTATGGACACGAGAATAGGATATCCTAATGAGCATTTAGCCGAAGGAACTCCCGAAGAATTAGCCAGTCCAACATATTCAACCGGTATAGGTCTTGTAATTGAAGGTTTTGAACGTTACGATTTTGAGAATCGTGATACTTCAAATAATGAGCAGCAGCAAGAACAAACAAAGCCGCTTCATAAAAATGACAAAAGTTTCTTTCAGAAAATACAAGATTTTTTCGATAACGAAAACGAAGATTTAAAATAA
- a CDS encoding UDP-N-acetylmuramate--L-alanine ligase — protein sequence MNLNRFTHIYLIGIGGIGMSALSRYFMANNKVVAGYDRMPSPLTEKLEEEGAEIHFEDDINQILPSFLNKENTLVIFTPAIPAEHKELNFFREQEYVLLKRSQVLGLISRDKYCLAIAGTHGKTTVSSMTAHILHQGEMGCNAFLGGIASNYNSNLIINEDSENLVVEADEFDRSFLQLSPDLAVITSMDADHLDIYSNHQALQKSFQEFVNLLPPKGKLLVKLGLEKDIQTEVDVYTYSLEDDRADFRIADLWLKEGRYNFTIIGPDLKIENVQLEMPGKLNVENALAASALAYLCDENPEIIKNALYNFRGVKRRMEYIIKREDLIYLDDYAHHPTELKASIQSVKALFPDKKITGIFQPHLYSRTRDFLDDFAKSLALLDQLILLEIYPAREKAIPGINSQLLLEKIPMKNKILLQRNALIPYLKSISPQVIISLGAGDIDRLVNKIKENFK from the coding sequence ATGAATCTAAATAGGTTTACACATATCTACCTTATTGGTATCGGTGGCATAGGAATGAGTGCTCTATCAAGGTATTTTATGGCAAACAATAAAGTTGTAGCCGGTTATGATCGTATGCCTTCTCCTTTAACAGAAAAGCTTGAAGAAGAGGGTGCTGAGATTCATTTTGAAGATGATATTAATCAAATACTACCAAGCTTTTTAAACAAAGAGAACACCTTAGTTATCTTCACTCCTGCAATTCCTGCTGAGCATAAAGAGCTGAACTTTTTCAGGGAACAAGAATATGTTTTGCTTAAACGTAGTCAGGTTTTAGGCTTAATTAGTCGTGATAAATATTGCCTTGCTATTGCCGGAACTCATGGTAAAACTACTGTAAGTAGTATGACAGCACATATTTTACATCAAGGAGAAATGGGATGCAATGCTTTTCTGGGAGGAATTGCAAGCAACTACAATAGTAACTTAATTATAAATGAAGATAGTGAGAATTTAGTCGTAGAAGCCGATGAATTTGATCGTTCATTTTTACAGCTTTCTCCGGATCTGGCAGTAATAACCTCTATGGATGCCGATCATTTGGATATTTACTCTAATCATCAGGCTTTGCAGAAAAGCTTTCAGGAATTTGTAAATCTACTTCCTCCTAAAGGAAAGCTTTTAGTGAAATTAGGCTTAGAAAAAGATATTCAAACAGAAGTAGATGTTTATACCTATTCTTTAGAAGATGATAGAGCTGATTTTAGAATAGCTGATCTTTGGTTAAAAGAAGGGCGTTACAATTTTACAATTATAGGACCGGATTTGAAAATTGAGAATGTACAATTAGAAATGCCCGGAAAACTAAATGTTGAAAACGCTTTGGCAGCATCGGCTTTAGCTTATTTGTGCGATGAGAATCCAGAGATAATTAAGAATGCACTCTATAACTTCCGAGGTGTTAAGAGAAGAATGGAGTATATTATTAAACGAGAAGATTTAATATATTTAGATGATTATGCCCATCATCCTACAGAACTTAAAGCAAGTATTCAGTCGGTTAAAGCATTGTTCCCCGACAAAAAAATAACAGGTATTTTTCAGCCTCATTTATATAGCAGAACGCGCGACTTCTTAGATGATTTTGCAAAAAGTCTTGCTTTGCTCGATCAATTGATTTTACTCGAAATTTATCCCGCAAGGGAAAAAGCTATTCCTGGTATTAATAGTCAACTTTTACTTGAAAAGATTCCAATGAAGAATAAAATTCTTCTACAAAGAAATGCGCTTATTCCCTATTTGAAAAGTATTTCTCCACAAGTGATTATAAGTTTGGGAGCCGGAGATATAGATCGTTTGGTTAATAAGATAAAAGAGAATTTTAAATGA
- the murG gene encoding undecaprenyldiphospho-muramoylpentapeptide beta-N-acetylglucosaminyltransferase, with product MIAENKNIKVLISGGGTGGHIFPAIAIAQAIKKIHPQSEFLFIGAKDKMEMEKVPAAGFEIKGLWISGFQRSLSLKNLMFPFKLISSLWKAARIIKKFKPDVTVGVGGFASGPTLYMSSRFGIPALIQEQNSYPGITNKLLANKAKSICVAYPQMERFFPADKIIETGNPIRKHIIQIEGKKEKALTHFDLSTDKKTILLVGGSLGARSVNQAILLNFDLWAKADFQLIWQTGITGIDDAQNKISETAVKHIKAYKFISEMDLAYAAADLVISRAGAIAISELCATAKASIFIPLPSAAEDHQTKNARSLADKKAAILIPNDEAEDKLFESCKALLKNEGELKSLSNNIKQFAKPEADIEIANEVLKLIQ from the coding sequence ATGATAGCGGAAAATAAAAATATAAAAGTCTTGATTAGTGGTGGCGGAACAGGCGGTCATATATTTCCTGCTATCGCGATAGCTCAAGCTATAAAAAAAATACATCCGCAAAGCGAATTCTTGTTTATTGGAGCAAAAGACAAGATGGAAATGGAAAAAGTTCCTGCTGCCGGATTTGAAATTAAAGGATTATGGATTAGTGGCTTTCAGCGTAGTCTAAGTCTTAAAAACTTAATGTTTCCTTTTAAATTAATTAGTAGTCTATGGAAAGCTGCACGGATAATTAAAAAATTTAAACCCGATGTAACTGTCGGAGTTGGTGGCTTTGCTAGCGGCCCAACATTATATATGTCCAGTCGCTTTGGTATTCCGGCACTTATTCAAGAGCAAAATTCTTATCCGGGTATTACCAACAAATTATTAGCAAATAAAGCTAAAAGTATTTGTGTAGCTTACCCTCAGATGGAACGTTTCTTTCCTGCTGATAAAATTATTGAAACAGGCAATCCTATTCGTAAGCATATTATTCAGATTGAAGGTAAAAAAGAAAAGGCTTTAACTCATTTTGACCTTTCGACCGATAAAAAAACTATTCTGCTTGTAGGTGGTAGTTTAGGAGCACGCTCGGTTAATCAAGCCATTTTATTAAATTTTGATTTATGGGCAAAAGCCGATTTTCAGTTGATTTGGCAAACAGGGATTACCGGTATTGACGATGCGCAGAATAAAATATCAGAAACAGCTGTTAAACATATTAAAGCATATAAATTCATAAGCGAAATGGATTTAGCTTATGCCGCTGCCGATTTGGTAATTTCACGTGCAGGAGCTATTGCCATTTCAGAATTATGTGCTACCGCAAAAGCAAGCATTTTTATTCCGCTTCCTTCGGCTGCGGAAGACCATCAAACAAAAAATGCAAGGAGTTTAGCCGATAAAAAGGCAGCAATTTTAATTCCTAATGATGAGGCTGAAGATAAGCTTTTTGAAAGCTGTAAAGCTTTGCTGAAAAATGAAGGAGAATTAAAATCTTTGAGTAATAACATAAAGCAGTTTGCCAAACCGGAGGCAGATATTGAAATTGCTAATGAAGTTTTGAAATTAATACAATGA
- a CDS encoding FtsW/RodA/SpoVE family cell cycle protein yields the protein MSKLSLQLKGDKVIWGIYIALSMISLAVVYSASGNLAYKQTEGNALHYLFKQVGIIVIGFVVMYLMHKIKYSFFSIGSKLGIWLVIPILFLTIILGTNINNASRWLMIPGINISFQSSDFAKIVLLTYLARTLSKLPEKYRENKNILNYVLFQVFAPTLIVSLLILQSNLSTAALIFVSAFFMMILGSVKVKYLLTLAGSGIIIAAFLFLLVKYNSNILPRFDTWVSRIENFRTDDPDADYQVIQAKIAIASNPIVGKLPGKSSQRAFLPSAQSDFIYAIVIEEYGTFVGFFIIILYVSLFFRALVIAKHSQTIFGSLLAVGLMFSIVFQALVNMGVAVNLLPVTGQPLPLLSSGGTSFVFTSMALGMIQSVKANADMKLVEPTPINTIEEK from the coding sequence ATGAGTAAATTAAGCCTACAGCTTAAAGGTGATAAGGTTATATGGGGAATATATATAGCCCTCTCTATGATCTCACTTGCTGTTGTTTATAGTGCTTCGGGTAACCTTGCTTATAAACAAACAGAAGGTAATGCCTTGCATTATTTGTTTAAACAAGTAGGCATTATTGTAATAGGTTTTGTAGTTATGTATCTGATGCATAAGATAAAATATTCCTTTTTCAGCATTGGAAGTAAATTAGGAATTTGGTTAGTGATTCCAATTTTATTTCTCACTATTATCTTGGGAACCAATATCAATAATGCCAGTCGTTGGCTAATGATTCCGGGTATAAATATAAGCTTTCAAAGTTCTGACTTTGCTAAAATTGTATTGCTTACGTATTTAGCAAGAACATTGAGTAAACTCCCTGAAAAATATCGTGAAAATAAAAATATCCTTAATTATGTGTTGTTTCAGGTATTTGCCCCTACACTCATTGTTAGTTTACTCATTTTACAATCTAACCTTTCAACTGCCGCATTAATTTTTGTATCTGCTTTTTTTATGATGATTTTAGGCAGTGTTAAAGTAAAATATCTTTTAACTCTTGCCGGAAGTGGAATAATTATTGCAGCTTTTCTATTTCTTCTTGTTAAATATAATTCCAATATATTACCCAGATTTGACACTTGGGTAAGCAGAATAGAAAATTTTAGAACAGATGATCCTGATGCCGATTATCAAGTTATTCAAGCAAAAATTGCAATTGCTTCTAACCCCATTGTTGGAAAACTTCCCGGAAAAAGTAGTCAGCGTGCTTTTTTGCCTTCGGCACAGTCTGATTTTATTTATGCTATAGTTATAGAAGAGTATGGTACTTTTGTGGGGTTTTTTATAATTATTCTATATGTATCGCTTTTTTTCAGAGCCTTGGTTATTGCAAAACATAGTCAAACAATATTTGGTTCTTTATTAGCCGTTGGTTTAATGTTTAGTATTGTTTTTCAGGCACTTGTGAATATGGGCGTTGCGGTAAATCTACTTCCTGTAACTGGCCAACCCTTGCCTCTCTTAAGTTCGGGAGGAACTTCGTTTGTGTTTACTTCCATGGCTTTAGGAATGATTCAGAGTGTGAAAGCTAATGCAGATATGAAACTTGTTGAGCCGACTCCAATTAATACTATTGAAGAAAAATGA
- the murD gene encoding UDP-N-acetylmuramoyl-L-alanine--D-glutamate ligase codes for MKRVVVLGGGESGTGAAILAAKQGYEVFLSDKNLIGDSYKKVLKNHEIRFEEEQHTLSEILSADEVIKSPGIADHISLIKIIRENKIPIISEIEFAARFTNAKLICITGSNGKTTTTLLIHHILKNAGKNVGLAGNIGKSFAWQVAENDFDTYVLEISSFQLDGMFEFKADIAVLTNITPDHLDRYNNSFENYTQSKFRIIQNMTSSDFLIYNADDTVIMQELAKRKLNIKLIPFTLREKVFDEGAYLKNEKVNINITKDKLTMTLKELALQGKHNIYNSMAAGVVGKLQDIRNKSIKDSLSEFQNVGHRMQSVATIGGVEYINDSKATNVNSTYFALDSIRRPIIWIAGGKDKGNDYSSLDELVQNRVKAIICLGLDNQKIMQHFGKFVPNIIQTYSASEAVEEAQKIAEVGEVVLLSPACASFDLFEDYEERGNRFIDAVNEL; via the coding sequence ATGAAAAGAGTTGTTGTTCTAGGCGGAGGCGAAAGCGGAACAGGAGCAGCAATATTAGCAGCAAAACAAGGCTATGAAGTCTTTTTAAGTGATAAAAACTTAATTGGCGATAGTTACAAAAAAGTTCTTAAAAATCATGAAATCAGATTCGAAGAGGAGCAACATACTCTTTCGGAGATATTAAGTGCCGATGAGGTGATAAAAAGCCCGGGCATAGCAGATCATATTTCGTTGATTAAAATAATTCGCGAAAATAAGATTCCGATTATCTCTGAAATTGAATTTGCAGCTCGTTTTACTAATGCTAAATTGATTTGTATTACAGGAAGTAACGGAAAAACAACTACTACACTTTTAATCCATCACATCCTAAAGAATGCAGGTAAAAATGTAGGTTTAGCAGGGAATATTGGAAAAAGCTTTGCTTGGCAAGTAGCTGAAAACGATTTCGATACTTACGTATTGGAAATCAGTAGTTTTCAACTCGATGGAATGTTTGAATTTAAAGCCGACATAGCCGTACTTACCAATATCACACCCGATCATTTGGATAGATACAATAATAGTTTTGAAAACTATACACAATCTAAATTCCGAATAATTCAAAATATGACATCCTCTGATTTTCTGATATACAATGCTGACGATACTGTGATTATGCAGGAGTTAGCAAAACGAAAATTGAATATTAAGCTTATCCCATTTACACTTCGGGAAAAGGTGTTTGATGAAGGAGCTTATTTAAAAAATGAGAAAGTAAATATTAACATAACTAAGGACAAATTGACTATGACATTAAAAGAACTAGCATTACAGGGAAAACACAACATCTATAATTCCATGGCGGCAGGTGTTGTTGGGAAATTGCAAGACATTAGAAATAAAAGCATTAAGGATTCTTTGAGCGAATTCCAAAATGTTGGTCACCGCATGCAATCAGTTGCTACCATTGGCGGAGTTGAATATATTAACGATTCAAAGGCTACTAATGTAAACAGTACTTATTTTGCGCTCGACAGCATTAGAAGACCTATAATTTGGATTGCAGGAGGTAAAGACAAAGGCAATGATTATAGCTCTCTTGATGAGTTGGTGCAAAATCGTGTAAAAGCCATTATCTGCTTAGGGTTGGATAATCAGAAGATTATGCAACATTTTGGAAAATTTGTTCCAAATATTATCCAAACGTATAGCGCATCGGAAGCCGTTGAAGAAGCACAAAAGATTGCTGAAGTCGGAGAGGTTGTTCTTCTTTCTCCAGCCTGTGCCAGCTTCGATCTTTTTGAAGATTATGAAGAGCGTGGAAACAGATTTATTGATGCGGTAAACGAACTGTAA
- a CDS encoding phospho-N-acetylmuramoyl-pentapeptide-transferase: protein MLYYLFEYLNSEFNLPGAGVFQYISFRAAMSAITSLIITIIFGRSLIDYLQKKQVGESIRDLGLDGQMEKKGTPTMGGLIIIAAILIPVLLFTKLDNIYIILMIFSTVWLGFIGFLDDYIKVFKKNKEGLAGRFKIIGQVSLGIVIGLTMFFHPDITIREQLPASSIEDRLVVQNQVNAYNINTTKITTKPIHSTQTTIPFFKNNNFDYALLIAWVGEKANKWAWLIFIPIVILIITAVSNGANLTDGIDGLATGTSAIVGSTLGLLAWVSGNVIFSNYLDIMYIPNVGELTIFISAFVGATIGFLWYNTYPAQVFMGDTGSLTIGGIIAVFAILIRKEFLIPIMAGIFLMENLSVMIQVAYFKYTRKRFGEGKRVFLMSPLHHHYQKKGYAEPKIVMRFFIIGMLLALMSIITLKLR from the coding sequence ATGTTGTATTATTTATTTGAATATCTGAATAGTGAGTTTAATTTACCTGGAGCCGGAGTTTTCCAATATATCTCTTTCCGAGCTGCTATGTCTGCCATAACTTCTCTGATAATTACCATCATATTTGGCAGAAGCCTGATAGATTATTTGCAAAAAAAACAAGTTGGCGAAAGTATTCGCGATTTGGGATTAGATGGGCAGATGGAGAAAAAAGGCACTCCAACTATGGGTGGTCTTATAATTATTGCAGCCATTTTAATTCCCGTATTACTTTTTACTAAACTCGACAATATCTATATCATTTTAATGATATTTTCTACTGTTTGGCTTGGATTTATTGGCTTTCTCGACGATTACATCAAAGTATTTAAGAAAAATAAAGAAGGTCTTGCCGGAAGATTCAAAATTATTGGTCAAGTAAGTTTAGGGATAGTTATTGGATTAACTATGTTTTTCCATCCCGATATTACTATTAGAGAACAGCTTCCTGCTTCATCAATAGAAGATAGACTTGTAGTTCAGAATCAGGTAAATGCCTATAATATTAACACGACTAAAATAACTACAAAGCCCATACATTCCACTCAAACAACTATTCCGTTTTTTAAAAATAATAATTTCGATTACGCTTTACTTATTGCTTGGGTAGGAGAAAAAGCAAATAAATGGGCTTGGTTAATTTTTATTCCAATCGTAATTTTAATAATAACCGCAGTTTCTAATGGTGCAAATCTTACCGATGGTATAGATGGATTAGCAACGGGAACTTCTGCCATTGTAGGATCAACATTGGGCTTGTTGGCTTGGGTAAGCGGTAATGTGATTTTCTCTAATTATCTCGACATAATGTATATCCCAAATGTGGGAGAACTTACAATTTTCATTAGTGCTTTTGTTGGTGCTACTATTGGCTTTTTGTGGTATAACACTTACCCCGCACAAGTTTTTATGGGTGATACCGGAAGCCTGACTATCGGAGGAATAATTGCTGTTTTTGCCATTCTGATACGCAAGGAATTTCTTATCCCAATAATGGCCGGCATTTTCTTAATGGAGAATTTGTCTGTTATGATTCAGGTGGCTTATTTCAAATATACAAGGAAAAGATTTGGTGAAGGAAAGAGAGTCTTTCTAATGTCTCCACTTCATCATCATTATCAAAAAAAGGGTTATGCAGAGCCCAAAATAGTTATGCGATTTTTCATCATAGGAATGCTGTTAGCCTTGATGAGTATAATCACATTAAAACTGAGGTAG
- a CDS encoding UDP-N-acetylmuramoyl-L-alanyl-D-glutamate--2,6-diaminopimelate ligase encodes MKNLKNILSGIKPIKVIGDKNLSLLGLAFDSRKVEKDFLFVAMRGTQVDGHNFILKAIERGANSIVCEEVPQKINPDICYILVNDSQESLGLLASKWYNNPSKKLKLVGVTGTNGKTTTASLLHSLFTDLGYGCGLLSTIENKIENKIFKATHTTADALQINALLAKMVDANCSHCFMEVSSHALAQKRIAGLEFDGGIFTNLTHDHLDFHKTVAEYIKAKKSFFDGLAKSAFALTNVDDKNGMIMLQNCKAQKRTYSIKQLADFKARIIENQISGLHMQIDGQDIYCRLVGKFNAYNLLAIYGTARLLGESEEEILPALSNLESVAGRFDYQQSPEGIIAIVDYAHTPDALENVLETINQLQSEDGKIITVVGAGGDRDKSKRPEMARIAAQLSNRLILTSDNPRSENPETILADMQTGLNEEQKKRSLQITNREEAIKTAFFLSQKGDVILIAGKGHENYQEINGVRHHFDDKEIINKLFKKTH; translated from the coding sequence ATTTATCCCTTTTAGGTTTAGCCTTCGATTCAAGAAAAGTTGAAAAAGACTTTTTATTTGTTGCCATGCGGGGGACTCAGGTTGATGGGCATAATTTTATTTTAAAGGCTATTGAAAGAGGGGCTAATAGTATTGTTTGCGAAGAAGTACCCCAAAAAATAAATCCTGATATATGCTATATCCTGGTAAATGATAGTCAGGAAAGTTTAGGACTATTAGCTTCAAAATGGTATAATAATCCTTCTAAGAAATTAAAGTTGGTTGGCGTTACCGGTACTAATGGTAAAACCACTACTGCCAGCCTTTTACATAGTCTTTTTACTGATTTGGGTTATGGTTGCGGACTTTTATCAACCATAGAAAATAAAATCGAGAATAAGATTTTTAAAGCTACTCACACTACGGCAGATGCTCTTCAGATAAATGCTTTGTTAGCCAAAATGGTAGATGCAAACTGTTCTCATTGTTTTATGGAGGTTAGTAGTCATGCTTTAGCACAAAAACGTATTGCAGGTTTAGAATTTGATGGAGGAATTTTCACTAATCTAACTCACGACCATCTCGATTTTCATAAAACTGTTGCCGAATATATAAAAGCCAAGAAATCATTTTTTGATGGTTTAGCAAAATCTGCTTTTGCATTGACTAATGTCGATGATAAGAATGGAATGATAATGCTTCAGAATTGTAAGGCACAAAAGCGAACTTATAGTATAAAACAGCTTGCCGATTTTAAAGCTAGGATAATAGAAAATCAGATTAGTGGTTTGCATATGCAAATAGATGGGCAGGATATTTATTGCCGTTTGGTTGGTAAATTCAATGCTTATAATCTTTTAGCCATTTACGGTACGGCACGTCTTTTAGGCGAAAGTGAAGAAGAAATCCTCCCTGCCTTATCTAATTTAGAATCCGTAGCAGGACGCTTTGACTATCAACAATCTCCTGAAGGGATTATTGCAATAGTAGATTATGCACATACTCCTGATGCTTTAGAAAATGTACTCGAAACCATTAATCAATTACAAAGCGAGGATGGTAAAATAATAACCGTTGTTGGTGCCGGTGGCGATCGTGATAAAAGTAAAAGACCGGAAATGGCAAGAATAGCAGCTCAGTTGAGCAATCGCTTGATTCTGACTTCGGACAATCCGCGTTCTGAAAATCCTGAAACAATATTGGCAGATATGCAAACAGGATTAAATGAAGAGCAAAAAAAACGAAGCCTTCAAATAACAAATCGTGAGGAAGCCATTAAAACAGCATTTTTTCTATCACAAAAAGGAGACGTCATTCTAATAGCAGGTAAAGGACACGAGAATTACCAAGAAATAAACGGCGTTCGCCATCATTTTGACGATAAAGAAATTATAAACAAACTATTTAAAAAAACGCACTAA